One Jannaschia sp. GRR-S6-38 genomic window carries:
- a CDS encoding STAS domain-containing protein, whose amino-acid sequence MQIEDRRSEDALVLTPAGPRIDAAGAVAFKDAMRGHLAGHPGRVVLDLAAVDFVDSSGLGALVAVMKMLGPDRRLELSGCGPAILRVFELTHMDRVFVLHDRLPEDIAAR is encoded by the coding sequence ATGCAGATCGAAGACAGGCGGTCGGAGGACGCGCTGGTCCTGACGCCCGCCGGCCCGCGCATCGACGCCGCCGGCGCGGTCGCCTTCAAGGACGCGATGCGCGGCCATCTGGCGGGCCATCCGGGCCGCGTCGTGCTCGACCTCGCCGCGGTGGATTTCGTCGACAGCAGCGGGCTCGGCGCGCTGGTCGCGGTGATGAAGATGCTGGGCCCCGACCGGCGGCTGGAGCTTTCGGGCTGCGGGCCGGCCATCCTGCGCGTGTTCGAGCTGACGCATATGGATCGCGTCTTCGTGCTGCATGATCGCCTGCCCGAGGACATCGCCGCGCGATGA
- a CDS encoding MarR family winged helix-turn-helix transcriptional regulator, which produces MNDFTLEDFLPYRLAVAAGRISRDFAREYRERFGLSRAEWRVLAHLARTGTVSVREIAERADMEKSRVSRAAARLEEAGHVAKRVNAGDKRLVDLTLTPSGRAMVDELAPLAIAYQARLMDELGPEAAPLSRALDILTDRD; this is translated from the coding sequence ATGAATGATTTCACGCTCGAGGACTTCCTGCCCTACCGCCTGGCCGTCGCCGCCGGGCGGATCAGCCGCGATTTCGCGCGCGAGTACCGCGAACGCTTCGGGCTGAGCCGGGCCGAATGGCGGGTGCTGGCGCATCTGGCGCGCACCGGCACCGTCTCGGTCCGCGAGATCGCCGAGCGCGCCGACATGGAGAAGTCGCGCGTCTCCCGCGCCGCCGCCCGGCTGGAGGAGGCGGGCCATGTCGCCAAGCGCGTGAACGCGGGCGACAAGCGGCTGGTGGACCTGACGCTGACGCCGTCGGGCCGGGCCATGGTGGACGAGCTGGCGCCGCTGGCCATCGCCTACCAGGCGCGGCTGATGGACGAGCTGGGCCCCGAGGCCGCGCCCTTGTCGCGCGCACTCGACATCCTGACCGATCGCGACTGA
- a CDS encoding acetyl-CoA C-acyltransferase family protein, with protein sequence MTDIVILGAKRTAIGTFGGSLAATPPIELATVAATAALADAGVEPGQVGTTVFGHVINTEPRDMYLSRVAAMQAGVPETVPAMNVNRLCGSGVQAIVSAAQALSLGDADFALAGGAEAMSRAPFILPDARWGAKMGDVSGLDMMLGALNCPFGTGHMGVTAENVAAEHSITRADQDAFAKLSQDRAAAAIAEGRFADQIAPVTVRRKREEVGFDTDEHPKASTLETLAGLRPVFQKDGTVTAGNASGINDGAAALVLARAEAAEAAGLTPRARILGYAHAGVRPEVMGIGPVPAVRRLLERTGLTAADFDVIESNEAFASQALAVTRELGLDPERVNPNGGAIALGHPVGATGAIIAVKALYELERTGGTRALITMCIGGGQGIALAIERL encoded by the coding sequence ATGACCGACATCGTGATCCTGGGCGCCAAGCGCACCGCTATCGGCACCTTCGGCGGCAGCCTCGCCGCGACCCCGCCGATCGAGCTGGCCACCGTGGCCGCGACGGCCGCGCTGGCCGATGCCGGGGTCGAGCCCGGACAGGTCGGCACCACGGTCTTCGGCCATGTCATCAACACCGAACCGCGGGACATGTATCTGAGCCGCGTGGCCGCCATGCAGGCCGGCGTACCCGAGACGGTGCCCGCCATGAACGTCAACCGGCTCTGCGGGTCGGGCGTGCAGGCCATCGTCTCGGCGGCGCAGGCCCTCTCGCTCGGCGATGCCGATTTCGCGCTGGCGGGCGGGGCCGAGGCGATGAGCCGCGCGCCCTTCATCCTGCCCGACGCGCGCTGGGGCGCGAAGATGGGCGACGTGTCGGGGCTCGACATGATGCTGGGCGCGCTGAACTGTCCCTTCGGGACGGGACATATGGGCGTCACCGCCGAAAACGTGGCGGCCGAGCACAGCATCACCCGCGCGGATCAGGACGCCTTCGCCAAGCTCAGCCAGGACCGCGCCGCCGCCGCCATCGCCGAGGGGCGCTTCGCGGACCAGATCGCGCCCGTGACGGTCCGGCGCAAGCGCGAGGAGGTGGGTTTCGACACCGATGAGCATCCCAAAGCTTCGACGCTGGAGACGCTGGCCGGTCTGCGGCCGGTCTTCCAGAAGGACGGCACGGTCACGGCGGGCAATGCGAGCGGGATCAACGATGGCGCCGCCGCGCTGGTGCTGGCCCGCGCCGAGGCCGCGGAGGCCGCGGGGCTGACGCCGCGCGCGCGGATCCTCGGCTATGCCCATGCCGGCGTGCGCCCCGAGGTGATGGGCATCGGCCCGGTCCCCGCGGTGCGCCGGCTGCTGGAGCGGACGGGCCTGACGGCCGCCGATTTCGACGTGATCGAGTCGAACGAGGCCTTCGCGAGCCAGGCGCTGGCGGTGACCCGCGAGCTGGGCCTCGACCCCGAGCGGGTGAACCCCAATGGCGGCGCCATCGCGCTGGGCCACCCGGTCGGCGCGACCGGCGCGATCATCGCGGTCAAGGCGCTCTACGAGCTGGAGCGGACGGGCGGGACGCGCGCGCTGATCACGATGTGCATCGGCGGCGGGCAGGGCATCGCGCTGGCCATCGAGCGGCTCTGA
- a CDS encoding acetyl-CoA C-acyltransferase — MEQVVITGARRTPMGGFQGALAQASAAELGGAAIAAALDHAGVAPERIEEVLMGCVLPAGQGQAPARQAGFLAGLPETVPATTLNKMCGSGMKAAMIAHDQIALGRTGVMVAGGMESMTNAPYLLPGMRAGARLGHGQAIDHMFLDGLEDAYDKGRLMGTFAEDCAETYQFTREAQDEYALRSLSRATEAIASGGFGAEVAAYTVTSRKGETVVRDDEQPATARPDKIPHLNPAFRKGGTVTAANSSSISDGAAALVMASAAVAEAEGLPVRARVLGHASHAQAPGLFTTAPVPAARKLLERIGWAKDDVDLWEVNEAFAVVPMAFMQEMGLDPEIVNVNGGACALGHPIGASGARIMVTLLHALEARGLKRGVAAICIGGGEGTAIAIERV; from the coding sequence ATGGAACAGGTCGTCATCACCGGGGCCCGGCGCACGCCGATGGGCGGGTTCCAGGGCGCGCTCGCGCAGGCCAGCGCGGCTGAGCTGGGCGGCGCGGCCATCGCCGCGGCGCTGGATCACGCGGGCGTCGCGCCGGAGCGGATCGAAGAGGTGCTGATGGGCTGCGTCCTGCCGGCGGGCCAGGGCCAGGCCCCGGCGCGGCAGGCGGGCTTCCTGGCCGGGCTGCCCGAGACCGTGCCTGCCACGACGCTCAACAAGATGTGCGGCTCGGGGATGAAGGCCGCGATGATCGCCCATGACCAGATCGCGCTGGGCCGGACCGGCGTGATGGTCGCGGGCGGGATGGAGTCGATGACCAACGCGCCCTACCTGCTGCCCGGCATGCGCGCCGGCGCGCGGCTGGGGCACGGGCAGGCCATCGACCACATGTTCCTCGACGGGCTGGAGGACGCCTATGACAAGGGCCGCCTGATGGGCACCTTCGCCGAGGATTGCGCCGAGACCTACCAGTTCACCCGCGAGGCGCAGGACGAATACGCGCTGCGTTCGCTCTCGCGCGCCACCGAGGCGATCGCCTCGGGCGGGTTCGGGGCGGAGGTCGCGGCCTATACCGTCACCTCGCGCAAGGGCGAGACGGTGGTGCGCGACGACGAGCAGCCCGCCACCGCGCGGCCCGACAAGATCCCGCATCTGAACCCCGCCTTCCGCAAGGGCGGCACGGTGACGGCGGCGAATTCCTCGTCGATCTCGGACGGGGCGGCGGCGCTGGTGATGGCCTCGGCCGCAGTGGCGGAGGCCGAGGGCCTGCCGGTGCGCGCGCGGGTGCTGGGCCATGCCAGCCACGCGCAGGCGCCGGGCCTGTTCACCACCGCGCCCGTTCCGGCGGCGCGGAAGCTGCTGGAGCGGATCGGCTGGGCGAAGGACGATGTCGATCTCTGGGAGGTCAACGAAGCCTTCGCGGTGGTGCCGATGGCCTTCATGCAGGAGATGGGGCTGGATCCGGAGATCGTGAACGTGAATGGCGGGGCCTGCGCGCTGGGCCACCCGATCGGCGCCTCGGGCGCGCGGATCATGGTGACGCTGCTTCACGCGCTGGAGGCGCGGGGCCTGAAGCGCGGGGTGGCCGCGATCTGCATCGGCGGCGGCGAGGGCACGGCCATCGCGATCGAGCGGGTCTGA
- a CDS encoding gamma-glutamyltransferase family protein, which translates to MRDFHLPGRSPVLATEGMCATSHPLAAKLALDTLARGGNAVDAAIAGAVLLGVCEPQMTGIGGDAFVLLKPAGSEEVLALNGSGRAPAAAKAQSLRAKGLKSVPPGAVEAVTIPGAIDAFCRLSAEHGKLGLQDTLGPVIPYFEAGVPVAPRVALDWRIAADRIQGSARDTYLRDGQPLPVGARFALPGQAEVLRRVAAKGREAFYEGEVAADMAASLKALGGVHTEEDFAATACDWTDPVSGTYKGIELVEHPPNGQGATAILMANILSHFDLFGLGPIGARRAHLEAEAAKLAYDARNRLLADPDHTSRLGHMLAPETAARLAALIDPKWAMKTPEPLTEEIHRDTIYITVVDRDRMAVSLIYSIYHSFGAGLASDKFGILFQNRGCGFTLERWHPNEMAGGKRPMHTIIPGMLRENGRVTMPFGVMGGGYQPNGHVRFLSNMVDYGMDAQAAIDAPRAFSDAGVMKVERGYPSSVCAELYAMGHAVEVPETPLGGAQAIRIDESGYLEGASDPRKDGCALGY; encoded by the coding sequence ATGCGCGACTTCCACCTGCCCGGGCGTTCGCCCGTCCTCGCCACCGAAGGCATGTGTGCCACCTCGCATCCGCTGGCCGCGAAGCTGGCGCTCGACACGCTGGCGCGGGGCGGCAATGCGGTGGACGCGGCGATCGCGGGCGCGGTCCTTCTAGGCGTCTGCGAGCCGCAGATGACCGGCATCGGCGGCGACGCCTTCGTGCTGCTCAAGCCCGCCGGGTCCGAGGAGGTGCTGGCGCTCAACGGCTCGGGCCGCGCACCGGCTGCCGCCAAGGCCCAGTCGCTGCGCGCGAAGGGCCTCAAATCCGTGCCGCCCGGCGCGGTCGAGGCGGTCACGATCCCCGGCGCGATCGACGCCTTCTGCCGGCTCTCGGCCGAGCACGGGAAGCTCGGCCTGCAGGACACGCTGGGCCCCGTGATCCCCTATTTCGAGGCCGGCGTGCCGGTCGCGCCCCGCGTGGCGCTGGACTGGCGCATCGCCGCCGACCGCATCCAGGGCAGCGCGCGCGACACCTATCTGCGCGACGGCCAGCCCCTGCCGGTGGGCGCGCGCTTCGCCCTGCCCGGCCAGGCCGAGGTGCTGCGCCGCGTCGCCGCGAAGGGCCGCGAGGCGTTCTACGAGGGCGAGGTCGCCGCGGATATGGCGGCCTCGCTTAAGGCGCTGGGCGGCGTCCACACGGAGGAGGATTTCGCCGCCACCGCCTGCGACTGGACCGATCCGGTCAGCGGCACCTACAAGGGCATCGAGCTGGTCGAGCACCCGCCCAACGGCCAGGGTGCGACCGCGATCCTGATGGCGAACATCCTGTCGCATTTCGATCTTTTCGGGCTGGGCCCGATCGGCGCGCGGCGCGCGCATCTTGAGGCCGAGGCCGCCAAGCTCGCCTATGACGCGCGCAACCGCCTGCTGGCCGATCCCGATCACACCAGCCGGCTAGGGCACATGCTGGCCCCCGAGACGGCCGCGCGCCTCGCCGCCCTGATCGACCCGAAATGGGCGATGAAGACCCCCGAACCGCTGACCGAGGAGATCCACCGCGACACGATCTACATCACCGTCGTCGACCGCGACCGGATGGCGGTGTCGCTGATCTACTCGATCTATCACAGCTTCGGCGCGGGGCTGGCCTCCGACAAGTTCGGCATCCTGTTCCAGAACCGCGGCTGCGGCTTCACGCTGGAGCGGTGGCATCCCAACGAGATGGCCGGCGGCAAACGCCCGATGCACACGATCATCCCCGGCATGCTGCGCGAGAACGGGCGCGTGACCATGCCCTTCGGCGTGATGGGCGGCGGCTATCAGCCCAACGGCCATGTCCGCTTCCTGTCAAACATGGTCGATTACGGAATGGACGCGCAGGCGGCGATCGACGCGCCCCGCGCCTTCTCGGATGCCGGCGTGATGAAGGTCGAGCGCGGCTACCCGTCCTCGGTCTGTGCCGAGCTCTACGCGATGGGCCATGCGGTCGAGGTGCCCGAGACGCCGCTCGGCGGCGCCCAGGCGATCCGCATCGACGAAAGCGGCTATCTCGAGGGCGCCTCCGATCCGCGCAAGGACGGCTGCGCGCTGGGCTACTGA
- a CDS encoding GNAT family N-acetyltransferase: MSELRGLMTRQHRAGRVDWIGLRPERRAEMRAVDAAGIAAEGLAGDHARSGKRAVTLIQAEHLPVIAALCDGTVTPAALRRNLVVSGINLATLRGRAVRIGDALLRIEGALRALLADGGGAGAGRLPGNAPPWRLVRLGPGAGRGGAGLRGGAGMIRRATKADRAAICALHLASWQDSYAGVLPAAYLRDELPADMAAKWAARRFAAPELTLVAEAGGEMTGFACALTDRDPPLIDNLHVRPGLRGGGTGGRLLAAIKAALAEAGFARAYLTVLEENAAAHRFYLAHGGVDEGAVDDMLVGHPVRARRIGFGLT; the protein is encoded by the coding sequence GTGAGCGAGCTGCGCGGGCTGATGACCCGCCAGCATCGCGCCGGGCGGGTGGACTGGATCGGGCTGCGCCCCGAACGCCGCGCGGAGATGCGGGCGGTGGACGCGGCCGGGATCGCGGCGGAGGGGCTCGCGGGAGACCACGCCCGGTCCGGCAAGCGTGCGGTCACGCTGATCCAGGCGGAGCATCTGCCGGTCATCGCCGCGCTCTGCGACGGCACGGTCACGCCGGCGGCGCTGCGCCGGAACCTCGTGGTCTCGGGGATCAACCTCGCCACACTGCGGGGACGGGCGGTCCGGATCGGTGATGCGCTTCTGCGGATCGAGGGGGCCCTGCGCGCCCTGCTCGCGGATGGAGGCGGCGCTGGGGCCGGGCGGCTACCAGGCAATGCGCCACCATGGCGGCTGGTGCGCCTCGGTCCTGGAGCCGGGCGAGGTGGCGCTGGGCTGCGCGGTGGCGCCGGCATGATCCGGCGCGCGACCAAGGCCGACCGGGCGGCGATCTGCGCGCTGCACCTGGCCTCCTGGCAGGATAGCTATGCGGGCGTGCTGCCGGCGGCTTATCTGCGCGACGAGCTGCCCGCCGACATGGCGGCGAAATGGGCGGCGCGGCGCTTCGCGGCGCCGGAGCTGACGCTGGTGGCCGAGGCCGGCGGGGAGATGACCGGTTTCGCCTGCGCGCTGACCGACCGCGACCCGCCGCTGATCGACAACCTGCATGTTCGCCCCGGCCTGCGCGGGGGCGGCACCGGGGGCCGGCTGCTCGCGGCGATAAAGGCTGCGCTGGCGGAGGCGGGATTCGCGCGCGCCTACCTGACCGTGCTGGAGGAGAACGCCGCCGCGCATCGCTTCTACCTGGCGCATGGCGGCGTGGACGAGGGCGCGGTGGACGACATGCTGGTGGGGCACCCGGTGCGCGCGCGGCGGATCGGGTTCGGGCTAACCTGA
- a CDS encoding GAF domain-containing protein has protein sequence MTRIDYAERAKTIAALTEGEDDAVALMATLACELHHADDRFDWTGFYRVTAPGLLKIGPYQGGHGCLQIPFDRGVCGACARTGEVQIVADVDAFPGHIACASSTRSEIVLPVRDRGGALIAVLDIDSDRPEAFDAEDARQLSAILDAVFAR, from the coding sequence ATGACACGGATCGACTATGCCGAGCGCGCAAAGACCATCGCCGCGCTGACCGAGGGCGAGGACGACGCGGTCGCGCTGATGGCGACGCTGGCCTGCGAGCTGCATCACGCCGACGACCGGTTCGACTGGACCGGCTTCTACCGCGTGACCGCGCCGGGGCTTTTGAAGATAGGGCCCTACCAGGGCGGCCATGGCTGCCTGCAGATCCCTTTCGACCGGGGCGTCTGCGGGGCCTGCGCGCGCACGGGCGAGGTGCAGATCGTGGCGGATGTCGACGCCTTTCCGGGCCATATCGCCTGCGCGTCCTCGACCCGCTCGGAGATCGTGCTGCCGGTGCGGGATCGCGGCGGCGCGCTGATCGCGGTGCTGGATATCGACAGCGACCGGCCGGAGGCCTTCGACGCGGAGGACGCGCGCCAGTTGTCGGCGATCCTGGACGCGGTCTTCGCGCGGTGA
- a CDS encoding metallophosphoesterase family protein, with protein MAAVYAIGDLHGQAGELDRLLALVEADGGPEADLVLLGDLVDRGPDARGVIDRLVEGRAAGRNWTVLLGNHDRMFLRFLTGGIIHDPAISSGASWLHPGLGGRATLASYGVTVPEAVPSGAALQDLRAAARAAVPAAHLDFLGALDTMRLDAEHLFVHAGIRPGLPPAVQAEDDLLWIREPFLSDRRDHGRLVVHGHTALDAARHHGNRLNLDSGAGYGAPATVAAIEGRRAWVLTARGRVAL; from the coding sequence ATGGCGGCGGTCTACGCCATCGGCGATCTGCACGGGCAGGCAGGCGAGCTCGACCGCCTGCTCGCGCTGGTCGAGGCCGATGGCGGGCCGGAGGCGGACCTGGTGCTGCTGGGCGACCTCGTCGATCGCGGACCCGACGCGCGGGGCGTGATCGACCGGCTTGTCGAGGGGCGCGCGGCGGGGCGGAACTGGACCGTGCTGCTGGGCAATCACGACCGGATGTTCCTGCGCTTCCTGACGGGCGGGATCATCCACGACCCGGCCATTTCCTCGGGCGCGAGCTGGCTGCATCCGGGGCTGGGCGGGCGCGCGACGCTCGCCTCCTACGGGGTGACGGTGCCGGAAGCGGTGCCCTCGGGCGCGGCGCTGCAGGATCTGCGCGCGGCGGCGCGGGCGGCGGTGCCGGCGGCGCATCTCGACTTCCTCGGGGCGCTCGACACGATGCGCCTCGATGCCGAGCATCTCTTCGTCCATGCGGGGATCCGGCCGGGCCTGCCGCCCGCCGTGCAGGCCGAGGACGATCTGCTGTGGATCCGCGAGCCCTTCCTGTCGGATCGCCGCGACCACGGGCGGCTGGTGGTGCACGGTCACACCGCGCTCGACGCCGCGCGGCATCACGGCAACCGGCTGAACCTCGACAGCGGGGCGGGCTACGGCGCGCCCGCCACCGTGGCCGCGATCGAGGGGCGGCGCGCCTGGGTGCTGACGGCGCGGGGCCGCGTCGCGCTGTAG
- a CDS encoding ATP-binding protein, which yields MTAAPLPAQAELQPRRIPATAADVHALLADLALHFDLRGIAGPRSIDLHLLLAEVMNNIVEHALAGRADGWIELRVDRAPDGLRVALGDNGAPLPEALLRPAPPPDATAGEGCPEGGFGWAMIHALSSGLSYRRQDGINRLDLRFPYDRAG from the coding sequence ATGACGGCGGCGCCCCTGCCCGCACAGGCCGAATTGCAGCCCCGCCGCATCCCGGCGACGGCGGCGGACGTGCACGCGCTGCTCGCCGATCTCGCGCTGCATTTCGACCTGCGCGGGATCGCGGGCCCGCGCAGCATCGACCTGCACCTGCTGCTGGCCGAGGTGATGAACAACATCGTCGAACATGCGCTCGCCGGGCGCGCGGATGGCTGGATCGAGCTTCGGGTGGATCGTGCGCCCGACGGGCTGCGCGTCGCGCTGGGCGACAACGGCGCGCCCCTCCCCGAGGCCCTGCTGCGCCCCGCCCCGCCCCCGGACGCGACCGCGGGCGAGGGCTGCCCGGAAGGCGGGTTCGGCTGGGCGATGATCCACGCCCTTTCCTCGGGCCTGTCCTATCGGCGGCAGGACGGCATCAACCGCCTCGACCTGCGCTTCCCCTACGACCGCGCCGGCTGA